A genomic region of Devosia ginsengisoli contains the following coding sequences:
- the addA gene encoding double-strand break repair helicase AddA: protein MSQERGKPVISAETRNNQARATDPALSIWVSANAGSGKTYVLTQRVLRLLLAGARPQSILCLTYTKAAAAEMRGRVAEKLAKWATLPEPDLIKELKEVEGSAYRPSQIERARTLFAQALETPGGLKIVTIHAFCESVLHRFPLEAGVPFDFKVIEDDERIALLTQTREAVLAQGLRGEGATVAVETLFGLLSDFALSDAIELAMNDGRKLKAVLADIPAAKANLRRLLGTMTPRSSQAILDAAVSERLVDGGDIARLLALGGKALANRFGSIDANAPRPLDWIGAFLTDKDLPPANFPGKAVEKADPVLAQRMLAEAERLAGLMIERRTSLIIERSEALLDVVALIAGRYNEHKRARSLLDFDDLVEKLGDLLENPDAGPWVQYKLDTGIDHILVDESQDTNPEQWRVVRAIADEFFNGAGDLTRLRSLFAVGDQKQSIYSFQGAEPTLFGATGELFERRAATVDMQFRRVPLHTSFRTLIEILNAVDKVTDLEGMQDALLETGKVHHDTTRPTTGGSVTLWPPLQQALAESGASAWPTEPPSGGERTAPRQVAERIAREIKSWIDTKRPLANRGRPIRPNDVLILVQSRGAVFQEVIRALRKEGLPTPGADRLAVSEHIAVLDLLALCDVLLNPADNLQLAALLRSPLFDISEDDLFALAQPRDKQTLWQALETCTTPSCAEAWRMLSRWRGELDFERPFEFLTQVLYAEGGLRRFHARLGEEVDEVFAELLELALSHEQGSQPSLQGFVAAMRQSAVSIKRELAEAGTGIRVMTVHGAKGLEAPIVILADAASKPQGNQVNRPVYLLTDAPGPLLVHASGRGAHVEASQAVKTQVEANLAKEYWRKLYVAMTRAEDELYVTGALTPGRKPEGQLEGTWYQAVDRALRDEAEIVLDEQGEETALIYPRERLTPQPVKRLADIVPLAGQPRAFAPVPAPSVAPIVSPSSARSHVAPVLALDSLVEQVRDADAARREGIALHALLQHLGRVDPAVWADVVPKALLALLPDAPESHAGLGAKAVSILSRPDLAAVFGPASRAEVPFLIDARRDGADIRLAGRIDRLVVDDSGVTVVDYKSDASVPAGPGDVPGNYLTQLGLYALVAGQLFPGRDVRAAILWTRLESLMFLPPDRLAAGAQGFTLR from the coding sequence TTGAGCCAGGAACGCGGCAAGCCCGTCATCTCCGCCGAAACCCGCAACAACCAGGCGCGGGCCACCGATCCGGCTCTGTCGATCTGGGTGTCGGCCAATGCCGGCTCGGGCAAGACCTATGTTCTCACTCAGCGCGTGCTGCGCCTGCTGCTAGCTGGGGCGCGGCCGCAATCCATCCTCTGCCTCACCTATACCAAGGCCGCCGCCGCCGAAATGCGCGGCCGCGTCGCCGAGAAGCTGGCCAAATGGGCCACTCTGCCGGAGCCGGACCTGATCAAGGAGCTGAAAGAGGTCGAGGGCAGCGCCTATCGCCCCAGCCAGATCGAGCGGGCGCGCACGCTGTTCGCGCAAGCGCTGGAAACGCCCGGCGGCCTCAAGATCGTCACCATCCACGCCTTCTGCGAGAGCGTGCTGCACCGCTTCCCCCTCGAAGCCGGCGTGCCCTTCGACTTCAAGGTCATCGAGGATGACGAGCGCATTGCGCTGCTGACCCAGACCCGAGAAGCCGTGCTGGCGCAGGGCCTGCGCGGCGAGGGCGCCACGGTGGCGGTGGAAACCCTGTTCGGCCTGCTCAGCGACTTCGCCCTCAGCGACGCCATCGAGCTGGCGATGAATGACGGCCGCAAGCTCAAGGCGGTGCTGGCGGACATTCCCGCCGCCAAGGCCAATCTGCGCCGCCTGCTCGGCACCATGACGCCGCGCAGCAGCCAGGCGATTCTGGATGCCGCCGTGAGTGAACGGCTGGTCGATGGCGGCGACATTGCCCGCCTGCTGGCCCTGGGCGGCAAGGCCCTGGCCAATCGCTTCGGCAGCATCGACGCCAATGCGCCTCGCCCGCTCGACTGGATCGGCGCCTTCCTGACCGACAAGGACCTGCCGCCCGCCAACTTCCCCGGCAAGGCGGTGGAAAAGGCCGACCCGGTGCTCGCCCAGCGCATGCTGGCCGAAGCCGAACGCCTCGCCGGTCTGATGATCGAGCGCCGCACATCGCTCATCATCGAGCGCAGCGAAGCCCTGCTCGATGTGGTGGCGCTGATTGCCGGCCGGTACAATGAACATAAGCGCGCTCGCTCGCTGCTCGATTTCGACGACCTGGTCGAAAAGCTCGGCGATCTGCTGGAAAACCCCGATGCCGGGCCCTGGGTGCAATACAAGCTCGATACCGGCATCGACCATATCCTGGTCGATGAAAGCCAGGATACCAATCCCGAGCAATGGCGCGTGGTGCGGGCCATTGCCGACGAATTCTTCAACGGCGCGGGCGATCTGACCCGCCTGCGCTCGCTGTTCGCGGTGGGCGACCAAAAGCAGTCGATCTATTCCTTCCAGGGGGCCGAACCGACCCTGTTCGGGGCTACGGGCGAATTGTTCGAGCGCCGCGCCGCCACTGTCGACATGCAGTTCCGCCGCGTGCCGCTGCATACCAGCTTCCGCACGCTGATCGAAATTCTCAATGCCGTCGACAAGGTCACCGACCTCGAGGGCATGCAGGACGCCCTTCTCGAAACCGGCAAGGTGCATCACGATACGACACGCCCCACGACAGGTGGCAGCGTGACCCTGTGGCCGCCCTTGCAGCAGGCGCTTGCCGAAAGCGGCGCCAGTGCATGGCCCACCGAGCCGCCCAGCGGCGGCGAGCGCACCGCGCCCCGCCAGGTGGCCGAGCGTATCGCGCGCGAGATCAAGTCCTGGATCGACACCAAGCGCCCGCTGGCCAATCGCGGCCGACCCATCCGCCCCAATGACGTGCTGATCCTGGTGCAGTCGCGCGGCGCCGTGTTCCAGGAAGTCATCCGCGCTTTGCGCAAGGAAGGCCTGCCCACGCCCGGCGCCGACCGGCTGGCCGTATCCGAACATATCGCCGTGCTCGACCTGTTGGCCCTCTGCGACGTTCTGCTCAACCCGGCCGACAATCTGCAACTGGCCGCGCTGTTGCGCTCGCCGCTCTTCGATATCAGCGAAGACGACCTCTTCGCCCTCGCCCAGCCCCGCGACAAGCAGACCCTGTGGCAGGCGCTCGAGACCTGCACCACGCCAAGCTGCGCCGAAGCCTGGCGCATGCTGTCGCGCTGGCGCGGTGAGCTCGATTTCGAGCGCCCCTTCGAATTCCTCACCCAGGTGCTTTATGCCGAAGGCGGATTGCGCCGCTTCCATGCCCGGCTGGGCGAGGAAGTGGACGAGGTGTTCGCCGAACTGCTCGAACTGGCGCTGTCCCATGAACAGGGCAGCCAACCATCGCTGCAGGGTTTCGTTGCCGCCATGCGGCAAAGCGCGGTGTCGATCAAGCGCGAACTGGCCGAGGCCGGCACCGGCATTCGCGTCATGACCGTGCATGGCGCCAAGGGGCTCGAAGCGCCCATCGTCATCCTCGCCGACGCCGCCAGCAAGCCGCAGGGCAACCAGGTCAATCGGCCGGTCTATCTGCTGACCGACGCGCCCGGCCCGCTGCTGGTCCATGCCTCGGGCCGCGGCGCCCATGTCGAAGCCAGCCAGGCGGTCAAGACGCAGGTGGAAGCCAATCTGGCCAAGGAATATTGGCGCAAGCTCTATGTGGCCATGACCCGCGCCGAGGACGAACTCTATGTCACCGGCGCGCTGACGCCGGGCCGCAAGCCGGAAGGTCAGCTCGAAGGCACCTGGTATCAGGCGGTGGACCGCGCTTTGCGCGACGAGGCCGAAATCGTGCTGGACGAGCAGGGCGAGGAGACCGCGCTGATCTATCCGCGCGAGCGGCTCACCCCGCAGCCGGTCAAGCGCCTCGCCGACATAGTGCCGCTGGCTGGGCAGCCCCGGGCCTTCGCCCCCGTCCCTGCCCCATCGGTAGCGCCCATCGTCTCGCCCTCCTCGGCGCGCAGCCATGTCGCCCCGGTCCTGGCGCTCGATAGCCTGGTCGAACAGGTGCGCGATGCCGATGCGGCGCGCAGGGAAGGCATCGCGCTCCATGCCCTGCTGCAGCATCTGGGCCGGGTCGATCCGGCTGTATGGGCCGATGTGGTGCCCAAGGCACTGCTGGCTTTGCTGCCCGATGCGCCGGAAAGCCATGCAGGGCTCGGCGCCAAGGCGGTATCCATTCTCTCCCGGCCCGACCTCGCCGCTGTGTTCGGGCCGGCCAGCCGCGCCGAAGTGCCCTTCCTCATCGACGCCAGGCGCGATGGCGCCGATATCCGCCTGGCCGGCCGCATCGACCGGCTCGTGGTTGACGACTCGGGGGTAACGGTGGTGGACTACAAGTCCGACGCATCGGTGCCCGCGGGGCCGGGCGATGTGCCGGGGAACTATCTAACCCAGCTCGGATTATATGCGTTGGTTGCAGGTCAGCTTTTCCCCGGACGAGACGTGCGGGCGGCAATACTATGGACACGACTGGAATCATTGATGTTTCTGCCGCCGGACAGGCTGGCGGCA